TATGAGACAACGGCCCTATGTGTAGCAAGGGAACCAGGCTTGATAGCAGCTGCTATAGGGGAATTGGGGTGTCAAAAGATTTTCTGCCCTGAAAGTGATAGGTTTAGGATGTTCTGCATCacgtgcgcggctcaaagacgcatccaacggtataccggacgccagggttagaccaggaatgaccgagttatcgccaattttccacgggaatgttttggtttttcctcaataactgggtgagggggtgcaGGGATCGGGTAgtggtgttccacaaaaaatggcgcggctcaaagacgcatccaacagtataccggacgccaaggtcggaccaggaatgaccgagttatagccgattttccacgggaatgttttagtttttcctcaataactgggtgagggggtggacgGTTCGGATTGTGATGTTgcacaaaaaggtgtgcggctcaaagacgcatctaacggtatacCAGACGCCAGGATCTGACCAACAATGGCCGATTtatccacgggaatgttttggtttttccgcaataacttggtGAAGGCGTGGAGGGATTGGGTTGAGGTATTCCACGAAAAGGTGAGCGactcaaagacccatccaacggtataccggacgccaggatcggaccaagaatggccgagttatcgtcgattttccacgggaatgttttggttttttcgcaataactgggcaacGGGTGGAGGGTTCGGGTTTTgatgttccacaaaaaatggcgcggctctaagacgcatccaacggtatactgGACGCCAAggtcggaccaggaatgaccgagttatcgccgattttccacgggaatgttttggtttttacgcaataactgggtgaagaggtggagggatcggattgTGATGTTCTACAAGAAGGTGCgtggctcaaagacgcatccaacaccATGCGAAACATTCCGATCagaccaagaatggccgagttatcgccgattttccacgggaatgttttggtttttccgcaataactgggtgagcgggtggagggatcgggttgttATGTTCCACAagaaggtgcgcggctcaaagacgcatctaacggtataccggacgccaggatcggaccaagaacggccgagttatcgccgattttccacgggaatgttttagtttttccgcaataactgggtgacggggtggagggatcgagttgtgatgttccacaaaaaggtgcgcggctcataGGTCCATCCAACGGCATGCAGAGCATTCCGATCGAATGAGGAATGAgggagttatcgtcgattttccacgggaatgctgctggcggagtTTTCCGGTAGTTTTTGGAAAGTTCCCCTTATTTCCATATAATATTTGAAATCACGTTGTCTTAGGCttttaaaaaatagatttatagaaagatacaaaaatgaggataaaaatcttaaaattcaaagGCGCTCTCAAAATGtgccggaaaaatatttgtcatctcggaaagaaaaatattttctggccacttttaaaacttccatttgctacctcctcggattcatgctctcctgttactcctggttggattttgccgcataaaaagttccggatttttgccacaaaatccgaccaggagtaacaggagagcatgaattcgtggaggtagctcgggtcggtcaaaaatttccaaatccaatcttaaaatccaaaaccaGCTTTAAAATCccgatgcaaaattaaaagttgaattccaaacttaaaatttcaaacccaaatttaaaactgactttggattttaaaactgattttggaaatattCGGCCGACCCGAActacctcctcggaatcatgctctcctattactcctggtcgaattttgtggcaaaaattcgaaaatttttatgcggcaaaattcgaccaggagtaacaggagatcaTGATACCGAGGAGGTAGAAAATGGAAGTTTAATAAGTGGCCCGAAAATAATTATCTTTCcgagatgacaaatatttttccggcacattttaagggcgactttgaattttaaatttttcatactattttttgtttctttcttgaaatatcttttaaGACCTTCAGAGCTAGTTTTTTCAATATTATGAGGAACCATggagaattttccaaaaactaccGGAAAATttcaccagcagcattcccgtggaaaatcggcaacAACTCCTCCATTCCTGGTACAATCGGAGTGCTCCACATACCATAGGATGCGCCTTTGCACCGCAcacatttttgtggaacaccacaacccgatccctccaccccctcgcccagttattgaggaaaaaccaaaacattcccgtggaaaatcggcgataactcggccattcttggtccgaaCCTGGCGTacggtataccgttggatgcgtctttgagccgcgcacctttttgtagaacatcacaacccgattcctccatcccctcacccagttattgcggaaaaaccaaaacattcccgtggaaaatcggcaataactcggccattcttggtccgatcatggcgtccggtataccgttggatgcgtctttgagccgcgcaccttctTGTAGAACAtcacaacccgatccctccaccccctcacccagttattgcggaaaaaccaaaacattcccgtggaaaatcggcgataactcggccattcttggtccgaacctggcgtccggtataccgttggatgcgtctttgagccgcacacctttttgtagaacaccccagcccgatccctccacctccTCAACCAGTTATTGCGAAATATATTCCGCTTGGGGCCCTTTTCGCCCCACGCGGGAGCTCAGTTCAATTAGGGGATGTTCCGCCTTTGAATGGAATTGGACAGAAGTCCAGCAATACAGATAGATTGGATAAGAGAACGAGGGGATTGCAGCAATTCAAGGCCTAAGATGGTACAGATTGTGGTAAGTCGCGTAAACTTGCTCTAGCTTAGCTATCGCCGTCACCCTAGCTGGTGACCAAACCACTCTAGCATATTCGAGGATCAATCGTACTCAGCAACagtacttcttctttttggtttaacgacctttttGGTCAGTCCAAAACTACGAGTCAGTCCAAACTCGTATtaggcattttttgtttgaatttaaaaacaaagagTGGTCTTATTTTATGGTCTTATAACATGTTTTAATCATACTCTCATCAGATTCTCAAAAAGCGAACGTGTTTTCAAACAGGTTTTACTTAATTTTACACAATATAAACTAAGTAGATTCGTTAAAAATTGGTTTCACAATTCCATTTTGACGTTACATTCACTGTATGCAAACGTATTTGAAGCATGTGTAATTTTACACCTTTCATATTAttttaacaacttttttttagcaatttgTTAAAAGGAtcaggaataaaataaacatcttttacagcttttgctttgttgaaaacagaaaacaggtgcttaaaaaatattcaaaaatctctggaaACAGAGCTAAAAACTGTACAACAAACATATTTGAGGATCCATCAAAATACCATGTCTAAgagcaaatgaaataagacacAAATACTCTGTTTTgtacagatttttaaaaatctttcaataaaCTATTAGTAGCTATaataaaagtgtttttttaaataagtacATATTTTTGTATGCTGCAAAACCAACGATAAAAGCCGATTTTCTAATGAGATGTTTTGAGTGATTATCATCATGCATAAATTTTAACTTTCACTGTGCAACAAATATTTAGTAACTGTTTGTTGTAACTGTTAAGTAAAAAAGAGTGAAATGTATGTACCAACTGCTATACGGGCTTGATTTGCAACTGAATCTGGATGAAAGGGATCAGCTATCTACCCGGTCCTCGGAATTGACCGAAAAACGGGTGTTCGGGTTGAGTGCATCAGCTCAtcttaaagtttaaaaataatgttcctAAACTTTGTAACAATCCCCTgttacataaacaaacaacaaatgcgGTAAGTTTTCAAATTCACtccgaaaattaattttatcccGTCTTAATATTAAATGATAAATCCTCAGACCTCAGGCTTTAAGTATCAAAACGATTTCTATTATACTTGTTGCTATTGCTTTTCCTGTTATTCACGCTTTTGTTGTGATGAATCTTATCGCATTGTGATCATCAGGTCAGAAATATTCAAATGTGCTCCCAAAGCCTAACTACTTCGCTCATCCTAATTTGTTTAACGTCACGCATAAGCTATTGATTAATATTGATGCTTCCTCGTCATCACTTCCTCATCTTATGCAGATCAATCTGTGCGGATCGTGCATAGTGTGCGTGGCcaaatatatatacacacacacacacacacacgcactcaccaACATCAACGAACcatagtgaaattttcatCCAACCCTATGGGCATTTGTGTGAAAGAAGTGGAGAGCGAGTGGGGTTGGTTaagcgaaaaggaaaacatcctACCACTTGCTGTGTCATATTCTATTATAATTTTACgtgcaatcaaacaaaatgaaccGATCGTGGCAAGGAAAGGACATGCTACCCTCGTCACAGCATGAATGAACTAAATGAAACACGTTGCGTTAGCACGAAAaggaaccaacaaaaaaaacaaacacacacacactttaaacaCCATCAAAATAAAGAGCCAAATGTCAGTATATtcgtttatttgtattttatttttaccatcGTGCTACATTTACTTGCAAAGAAGACCATTTTTTCGTGCGTTCCAAAAATAATCTATACCCTTGTTTGGCAAATAATGAGTctgttgaaaaatttaaatatttttagttAAATTTAACACGCTCGTTAAACCGACCgagtttgcttgttttcttttggtcTTCTTATGTCATGTCTTCTTTATTGGTGTTTTTAACCCTCGATTCGTTTTTTGGAAGGTTTTccagatatttttgttttcgccacCCACCCATGTTTTGATCGGTTCATGgatatttgtaaattattttcaaaacagtatagttttttaaaaactcaCGCTTCTTATTAGAATCcctaggaaaaaaaaatctcacaccTCACAAACTACCTCAGGCAAGaaaatctcacttctcactatagtgaacaGGCACTTTGCACTAAAGTGAGAAGTTAGATTTTGTTCCTCGTCCCGCCACATCACCTTGGTGAGGGTGAGGAGTGAGATTCTGCTCGCTTGGTTTTGACAAAATGAttcttctcactatagtgcaCAACGAGTTCGCGGCAAAGTTCTATTACTTGCGAGAATGGAAACCCCAGGTGCAAAATGTCagttctcactatagtgagaagtgtaTCGTCACTGTAGTGAGAAGCATGATTTTTTCCTAGTAGTAGCTTAGATTCGTAAAAGAAAGTCTAGCTTATTCTGCAAATCAATGCCACCAACCATCCGCGATAGCTTGATATTGTGTAAATCTttaacaaattgaaaaattaaatcaagtacattttttttattcataaaatgAATTTGTTCAGACTACTACAAATAtctaattttaataataaaaaaaactttacatttAATGAAGCGAAACCCGATTTAGAAACTCAtggcctctataaataaatagaaatatgAATAAATCATATTTCGTATATTTATTTCGCCTAAAATTTGCAGTCATGCACCTATCGTACAATTTTTTCGATAGTACATTCATTCGTACGAAATATTCCAAGAAttgacagttttatttttgaaattttgtattttgtaatTGCAAAGCTTAAAGCTTAGAAAGCTTAGCAAGGACAACATTCCAATGGTAGCGTAGATTCTGAAGCTTAGTTTCAGCCAAATGTTCCACCCAGATGGCATTTCAAATTTGTTAATGCTACATATTTTCATACATAGGTGACGCCTCgcagaagttttatttttcaatactgTGCATAGGTAGCGTTAACAAAATGCGACAAACGATGGACCAGTACAATAAATAatgctaattttttttaaatagatgACGCTGCGAACTGCTTCGAGTTAATTTTATTGTGTCTAATCAAATGTAATAAATCATTCTAACGTTTATGAATATTATTACTTTCCTTATTATTtttgaacaatatttttatcatctcTTTTTGAGTTTGCAAAAAGTCTACATAAAACAAGGACTCAAACTACGAAAACAAGAGGAAGTATGATTCACGACAACCGGATCGGATTTGCAAAAAGCCAAAAGCGGTCGTAAGAATCGCTCGTCTAGGTCATGGCATGCTAGGCCAGCATACCAACAAATTACCGACGTGATTTCGACTAGAACGGATACAGCAAAACAAGAGATACTTTAACacgaaagataaaaaagaagaaacaacactCAAGAAAGGTATCCGCGCACGCCTTGACTCGAAACGTCCTGTTCGAGGATACCAATCTGTCTGTCGGCCTGATCGAGGATACCAATCTGTGTGCCATTCACGCGAAACGCGTCACCATCATGCCGAAAGACATCCAGCTGGCTCGTCGTATCCGTGGAGAGCGCGCCTAAGTCACTTTCATAAGGAAAGCCTCGGCCATCGAGCACCATTTTCCCACTCAAACGGTCCTTCTCAGGACCACCAGAAATGTTGACCAAAAGAGTAATTCGAAGTCCTTCCAAATGTTGATCAATTTTTGTCATGTTTTATACGTTCGATAACAAGGATTATCGTGACGTGTTCTTTGTCATGTAAAGCGAACGTGATCTTTGCATGTAAAAGAGAATAATTATTCATCTGAGAGAGAATCTCTTCAGGTGAGAGTGTCACCCAAGTATCGAGCGTGTAACGTAGGAGCGCTAAAGCGACGCCACGCCAATGTACGCGGGAAATGGTTACCATGGAgatgaaatttcattttaatagcAAGCTAGGATGCCATAATTCCTATCCCAAATGGTTGGctttttatctgtcaaaaccgCTCTAGATATCGACACATTTGATCGAAGGTAGACAGTGGCTACCATagcaacaaacacatgcaaaatAAGGTGGGCTTACAACATCGATTACTGGTTTGTTTGTAATAGTTCATGAGCGTGTTTCATCGAAAATGCACCAAATTTTACAACGGTTTGTTCGGCagtccttcccttttttatataaaaaatatttattttaagcaactTAAAACTACTTTACAAACCGAATATGTAGAGACGATGCACAAGTTTTATAGAGGACATCTAAGGATAATTCTCTTACGTATGCTAatatgacttaaaataggtaagaggcgCATGAAATTTGAACCTTGGTCTTGTCGTCACGCCACTCGGAGTAGGACTGGAATAATAGACGAGTTTCTAGGACGTACATTTGAAGACAGGGCTGGGGACAAATTCTTTTCGACAGATGCATTTTGTGGTCCTGAAAAGGACCGGTTGGTTTGATGGAGAGAGATGAATGTGCTCCAAGTCCGTCGAATTACTTCGAGCTGGTGTACTTGGTGACCGCCTTCGTTCCTTCGGAGACGGCGTGCTTGGCCAGCTCACcaggcagcagcaggcggACGGCCGTTTGAATTTCGCGGGACGTGATCGTCGAGCGCTTGTTGTAATGCGCCAGGCGGGACGCTTCGGCAGCGATGCGCTCGAAGATGTCGTTCACGAAGCTGTTCATGATGCTCATCGCCTTGGAGGAAATACCGGTGTCGGGGTGGACTTGCTTCAACACCTTGTAGATGTAGATAGCGTAGCTCTCCTTGCgggtcttccttttcttcttcttgtccgaCTTGGAGATGTTTTTCTGGGCCTTGCCAGACTTCTTCGCAGCCTTTCCACTGGTTTTCGGTGCCATTTCGCTCGTTTACGATGCCAACTGTGAGAGGGTAAAAAtacgtttgatgaaaaatcatGCACCCCATTCGGCTTTTATTCACATCCGAAGAGACCAGACGTCAGTTGGCTGACGTTTTCAGCCCTAGGTATA
This genomic window from Anopheles maculipalpis chromosome 2RL, idAnoMacuDA_375_x, whole genome shotgun sequence contains:
- the LOC126556404 gene encoding histone H2B, giving the protein MAPKTSGKAAKKSGKAQKNISKSDKKKKRKTRKESYAIYIYKVLKQVHPDTGISSKAMSIMNSFVNDIFERIAAEASRLAHYNKRSTITSREIQTAVRLLLPGELAKHAVSEGTKAVTKYTSSK